From Cucumis melo cultivar AY chromosome 1, USDA_Cmelo_AY_1.0, whole genome shotgun sequence, a single genomic window includes:
- the LOC103497612 gene encoding peptidyl-prolyl cis-trans isomerase FKBP62-like yields the protein MDEDFDIPAAPDMADDLDLPDETVALKVGEEKEIGSQGLKKKLLKEGEGWVTPENGDEVEVHYTGTLLDGTQFDSSRDRGTPFKFTLGQGQVIKGWDLGIKTMKKNEKALFTIPPDLAYGESGSPPTIPPSATLQFDVELLSWTSVKDICKDGGIFKKILTEGDKWDNPKDLDEVLVNFEAKLEDGTLVAKADGVEFTVADGYFCPALAKAVKTMKLGEKALLTVKPQYGFGEKGKSACGNEGAVPPNASLDITLELVSWKTVSEVTPDKKVIKKILKEGEGYEKPNDGAIVKVKLIGKLGDGKIFLRKGHDDGEEPFEFKTDEEQVIDGLDKAVVTMKKGEIALLTIAPEYAFGSSESQQDLAVVPPNSTVYYEVELVAFDKEKESWEMNNQEKIEAAGKKKEEGNVLFKSGKFARASKRYEKAVKFIEYDSSFSEEEKKQAKALKVACNLNNAACKLKLKLYNEAEKLCTKVLELESSNVKALYRRAQAYIQLADLDLAEFDIKKALDIDPNNRDVKLEYKTLKEKVKEYNKKDAKFYGNMFAKMKKVESA from the exons ATggatgaagattttgatatccCTGCCGCCCCTGACATGGCCGACGACTTGGATCTTCCCGATGAAACCGTTGCTCTCAAGGTCGGTGAGGAGAAAGAGATTGGAAGTCAAGGCTTGAAAAAGAAGCTTCTTAAGGAAGGTGAAGGATGGGTTACTCCGGAAAATGGCGATGAGGTTGAAG TTCACTATACTGGGACTTTGCTTGATGGTACTCAGTTTGATTCTAGCCGCGATCGTGGAACCCCGTTCAAGTTCACTCTTGGTCAAG GACAAGTGATCAAAGGATGGGATTTGGGTATCAAAACaatgaagaaaaatgaaaaagctCTTTTTACCATTCCTCCTGATCTGGCATATGGTGAATCTGGCTCCCCGCCAACCATTCCTCCTAGTGCGACATTGCAGTTCGATGTTGAGTTACTATCTTGGACAAGCGTTAAGGACATATGTAAGGACGGAGGAATATTCAAGAAGATTCTAACTGAAGGGGACAAGTGGGATAATCCAAAGGACCTTGATGAAGTGCTAG TTAATTTTGAAGCTAAGCTAGAAGATGGAACACTTGTTGCAAAAGCTGATGGAGTGGAATTCACTGTTGCGGATG GTTACTTTTGCCCTGCACTTGCGAAGGCTGTCAAAACCATGAAGTTAGGTGAAAAGGCACTCCTCACGGTGAAGCCACAAT ATGGGTTTGGGGAGAAAGGTAAATCTGCCTGTGGCAATGAAGGTGCAGTTCCACCAAATGCATCTCTCGATATTACTTTAGAGTTGGTATCTTGGAAGACTGTTTCAGAAGTTACCCCTGACAAGAAGGTCATCAAGAAAATTCTGAAAGAAGGAGAAGGTTATGAGAAGCCAAATGATGGAGCTATTGTCAAAG TGAAATTGATTGGGAAGTTGGGAGATGGCAAGATATTCTTGAGGAAGGGACACGATGATGGTGAAGAGCCGTTTGAGTTCAAAACAGATGAAG AACAAGTGATTGATGGCCTCGACAAAGCTGTGGTGACTATGAAGAAAGGTGAGATAGCCCTGCTGACAATAGCACCAGAGTATGCTTTTGGTTCGTCTGAGTCACAACAGGATTTAGCTGTAGTTCCTCCAAACTCAACTGTGTATTACGAGGTTGAGCTGGTGGCTTTTGATAAG GAGAAAGAGTCATGGGAAATGAATAACCAGGAAAAGATTGAAGCTGCTGgtaaaaagaaggaagaaggaaacGTGTTGTTTAAGTCTGGAAAATTTGCTAGAGCTTCCAAGAGATATGAAAAG GCTGTGAAGTTCATTGAATACGATTCTTCATTTAGcgaagaagagaaaaaacaGGCGAAGGCATTGAAAGTTGCATGCAATTTGAACAATGCAGCATGTAAATTGAAGCTAAAGTTGTACAACGAGGCAGAGAAATTGTGCACCAAG GTGCTGGAACTTGAGAGTTCGAACGTTAAGGCTCTCTACAGAAGGGCTCAAGCATATATCCAACTAGCTGATTTGGACTTGGCTGAATTTGACATAAAGAAGGCTCTTGATATAGATCCAAATAACAG GGATGTGAAATTGGAATACAAAACTCTGAAGGAGAAGGTGAAGGAATACAATAAAAAGGATGCCAAGTTTTACGGTAACATGTTTGCCAAAATGAAGAAAGTAGAATCTGCTTAA